In Halobaculum sp. XH14, a single genomic region encodes these proteins:
- a CDS encoding VOC family protein, which translates to MTTQGGPPRIDHVTIAGRDLDALEAAFERVGIDPEYGGRHESSVTHMSVVGFADGTYVELLGKAEPGTADFWDAHIDGDAGPCAWAVRTDDIDGATEALVEAGVAVDGPFPYSRDRPDGTTAEWKLTFPGEGEPGELLPFLIEDVTPRSRRVRPTPSAVESGLSGVHTVVIAVEDLDGPIEQLRSALGLSAPTRGRVERGRLAGNAAAFADAPVALLAPGGTDGWVEDRLERVGPGPCAFLFGDAGDDVDRFPVGERCEFGPLDVALLDPDRVGGIELLGIVDAEGAEGGRS; encoded by the coding sequence ATGACCACGCAGGGTGGACCCCCTCGCATCGACCACGTGACGATCGCGGGGCGGGACCTGGACGCACTCGAGGCGGCGTTCGAACGGGTCGGGATCGACCCGGAGTACGGCGGCAGACACGAGTCGTCGGTGACCCACATGTCGGTGGTCGGGTTCGCGGACGGCACGTACGTCGAACTCCTCGGGAAGGCGGAACCGGGGACGGCAGACTTCTGGGACGCCCACATCGACGGCGACGCCGGCCCGTGCGCCTGGGCCGTGCGAACCGACGACATCGACGGCGCGACCGAGGCACTCGTGGAGGCGGGCGTCGCGGTCGACGGGCCGTTCCCCTACAGCCGCGACCGCCCGGACGGGACCACCGCCGAGTGGAAACTCACCTTCCCCGGGGAGGGCGAACCGGGCGAGCTGTTGCCGTTCCTCATCGAGGACGTCACGCCGAGGAGCCGGCGGGTTCGACCGACCCCGTCCGCCGTCGAGTCGGGGCTCTCGGGGGTCCACACCGTCGTCATCGCGGTCGAGGACCTCGACGGGCCGATCGAGCAACTCCGGTCCGCGCTCGGGCTCTCCGCGCCGACGCGCGGGCGGGTCGAGCGGGGTCGGCTCGCGGGCAACGCGGCGGCATTCGCGGACGCGCCGGTGGCCCTCCTCGCGCCCGGAGGGACCGACGGCTGGGTGGAGGACCGCCTGGAACGGGTCGGTCCCGGCCCGTGTGCGTTCCTGTTCGGCGACGCCGGCGACGACGTCGATCGGTTCCCCGTCGGCGAGCGGTGCGAGTTCGGGCCGCTGGACGTCGCCCTCCTCGATCCCGACCGCGTCGGTGGCATCGAGCTCCTCGGGATCGTGGACGCCGAGGGGGCCGAAGGCGGTCGGTCGTGA